Genomic window (Shewanella psychropiezotolerans):
CTCCCTGTACGGCCATGGTGTTTGTCTGGAGTCAGCTTACCAAGGGCGATCCAAACTATACCTTAGTTCAGGTGTCGGTAAACGACCTCATCATGGTGGTGGCTTTCGCCCCTATCTGTGCATTACTGCTGGGTGTGAATGATATCCAGGTACCTTGGGAAACCTTGCTCTCTTCGGTATTTCTCTACGTGGTTTTACCTCTGGTTGCCGGTGCGTTAACCCGTAAAAAGCTAGAAGCAGACGGCGATGCCGAGTCTTTAAATAGGTTTGTTGGCAAGCTAAAGCCTTGGTCAATGCTTGGTCTGCTCGGTACTGTAGTGTTGCTATTTGGCTTCCAGGCCCAGACGATTATCGATGAGCCACAGAACATCTTACTCATTGCCATCCCTCTGATGATCCAGACCTATGGCATCTTCTTCATTACTTACTATATCGCTAAGAAGATGAAGCTGTCCCATAAGATAGCGGCTCCAGCCTGCATGATAGCGACCTCTAACTTCTTCGAGTTAGCCGTCGCCGTGGCTATCTCGCTATTTGGTCTGCACTCAGGAGCGGCTCTGGCTACGGTTGTTGGTGTCCTGGTCGAGGTCCCGGTTATGCTCACTCTGGTGGCTTTCGTGAATAGTCGACGA
Coding sequences:
- the arsB gene encoding ACR3 family arsenite efflux transporter; translated protein: MGIFERYLSVWVGLAILAGLVLGNLLPDMFALVASLEYAHVNLVIAVLIWVMIYPMMVQIDFSSIKDVKKSPQGLILTVVINWLVKPFTMALLAWLFFKVLFVDWVDPQSATEYIAGMILLGVAPCTAMVFVWSQLTKGDPNYTLVQVSVNDLIMVVAFAPICALLLGVNDIQVPWETLLSSVFLYVVLPLVAGALTRKKLEADGDAESLNRFVGKLKPWSMLGLLGTVVLLFGFQAQTIIDEPQNILLIAIPLMIQTYGIFFITYYIAKKMKLSHKIAAPACMIATSNFFELAVAVAISLFGLHSGAALATVVGVLVEVPVMLTLVAFVNSRRSKFEADTGTQAVET